In a genomic window of Roseiflexus castenholzii DSM 13941:
- a CDS encoding ATP-binding protein, translated as MRYLLDQRSYDEMVKQTSHPRDCYVRGHEYCHHLYIDGVKYTVARAVYACMKEAQAKNDTDAMLHLQMHISDLERLISAARARGENVQALRLLGDPPPSDEEARPQLDNSFMPKAPQTIEETGLNRTFLTEHFLRILYNKGRATGREIAATMGVIYQIIEPIITDLRNVEQIDIIGQRGYGDINYEYVLTIRGHEAAQAALDKTQYVGPCPVVLDDWIASVKAQTVRHVKVTRRNIRDAFEGLVMDESILNMVGPAVNSASSVMLFGYPGNGKTTIAERITHLMGDDIFIPYTVYADGAIIKFYDAVIHEPPRRPWDEEIEYDRRWVRISRPVVIVGGELTLEQLNLIYNETSKIYEAPFQMKANCGIFLIDDFGRQQVRVFDLLNRWIVPLEKRYDYLNTVTGQKIQIPFDQLIMFSTNLDPKDLGDDALLRRIKFKIEIIDPTEEQWREIWKIMCNVRKVPYDDRSIDYLVAKWFRADGRPFRMCQPRDILDQLISIARYNMETPLLTADLLDAACLSYFPSKEKKNFGAKVRLDL; from the coding sequence ATGCGCTATCTTCTCGACCAGCGATCCTACGACGAAATGGTGAAGCAAACGTCCCATCCACGGGACTGCTATGTGCGGGGCCACGAGTACTGCCATCATCTGTACATCGACGGCGTCAAATACACGGTGGCGCGTGCCGTCTATGCCTGTATGAAAGAAGCGCAGGCGAAGAACGATACCGATGCCATGCTCCATCTTCAGATGCACATTTCGGACCTGGAACGATTAATCAGCGCAGCGCGGGCGCGCGGCGAGAACGTTCAGGCGCTGCGGTTGCTCGGCGATCCGCCGCCGAGCGACGAGGAAGCGCGACCGCAACTCGACAATTCATTCATGCCGAAAGCGCCGCAAACAATTGAGGAGACCGGACTTAACCGCACCTTTTTGACGGAACACTTCCTGCGCATTCTCTACAACAAAGGGCGCGCAACCGGGCGCGAAATTGCGGCAACAATGGGGGTGATCTACCAGATCATCGAACCGATCATCACCGACCTGCGTAACGTCGAGCAGATCGATATCATCGGTCAGCGCGGGTATGGCGACATCAACTATGAGTACGTCCTGACGATTCGCGGGCACGAAGCAGCGCAGGCCGCACTGGATAAAACACAGTACGTCGGTCCCTGCCCGGTGGTCCTGGATGACTGGATCGCTTCGGTCAAGGCGCAGACGGTGCGCCATGTGAAAGTGACCCGGCGCAACATCCGCGATGCCTTCGAGGGTCTGGTGATGGATGAATCCATTCTCAATATGGTCGGTCCGGCAGTCAACTCCGCTTCATCGGTGATGCTGTTCGGTTATCCGGGCAACGGTAAAACAACGATTGCCGAACGGATCACGCATTTAATGGGTGACGACATCTTCATTCCCTATACGGTGTATGCAGACGGCGCCATTATTAAGTTCTACGATGCCGTCATCCACGAGCCGCCGCGCCGTCCGTGGGACGAGGAGATCGAATACGACCGGCGCTGGGTGCGCATCAGTCGTCCGGTGGTTATTGTCGGCGGTGAATTGACCCTTGAGCAGTTGAACCTGATCTACAACGAAACGTCGAAAATCTATGAAGCGCCGTTTCAGATGAAGGCGAACTGCGGCATCTTTTTGATCGACGACTTCGGGCGACAGCAGGTGCGGGTGTTCGATCTGCTCAACCGCTGGATTGTGCCGCTTGAAAAGCGTTACGACTATCTGAACACCGTGACGGGGCAGAAAATTCAGATTCCCTTCGACCAGTTGATCATGTTCAGCACCAATCTCGACCCCAAAGACCTTGGCGACGATGCGTTGCTACGCCGCATCAAGTTCAAGATCGAGATCATCGACCCGACAGAGGAGCAGTGGCGCGAAATCTGGAAGATCATGTGCAACGTGCGCAAGGTGCCCTACGATGATCGCAGCATCGACTATCTGGTAGCGAAGTGGTTCCGCGCCGATGGACGTCCGTTCCGTATGTGTCAACCGCGCGATATTCTCGATCAACTCATTTCGATTGCGCGCTACAATATGGAAACGCCGCTCCTGACGGCGGATTTGCTGGATGCTGCATGCCTCTCGTACTTCCCCAGTAAAGAAAAGAAGAATTTCGGCGCGAAAGTTCGGCTCGATCTCTAG
- a CDS encoding class I SAM-dependent methyltransferase, whose product MDNAHVMSFGGLFDAWYYQTGCGSPYQRNDHWLGIFGDLADRIIADIGPRSVMDAGCALGMLVEQLRARGVDAEGIDISAYAIAQADESVRSYVRVGSIAEPFNRRYDLIVCIEVLEHMPRADAEAAIANMCSWSDDILFSSSPNDHREATHLNVHPPEYWAEQFARHGFFRDVDFDASFIAPWAVRFRRRHEPLHRIAREYERRFWELWNANQQLRELAIDQRTHLAQAAAAREEAERLAEERRAYAVRLEAEIARKNEHILRLERLIRHLENGTVMRLLRLLTDRRQL is encoded by the coding sequence ATGGATAACGCACACGTGATGAGTTTCGGTGGATTGTTCGATGCCTGGTACTACCAGACCGGATGCGGTTCGCCGTATCAGCGCAATGATCACTGGCTCGGCATTTTCGGCGATCTCGCCGACCGGATTATTGCCGACATTGGGCCGCGCTCGGTGATGGACGCCGGATGCGCACTGGGTATGCTCGTTGAGCAGTTGCGCGCCAGGGGTGTCGATGCTGAGGGCATCGATATTTCTGCGTATGCGATTGCTCAGGCGGACGAATCGGTGCGTTCCTATGTGCGGGTTGGGTCAATCGCTGAGCCGTTCAATCGCCGCTACGATCTGATCGTGTGCATCGAGGTGCTGGAACACATGCCCCGCGCGGATGCCGAAGCGGCAATTGCCAATATGTGCTCCTGGAGCGACGATATTCTCTTCTCGTCATCGCCGAACGATCATCGGGAGGCAACGCACCTCAACGTTCACCCGCCAGAATACTGGGCAGAGCAGTTTGCGCGCCACGGCTTTTTCCGCGACGTCGATTTCGACGCGTCGTTTATCGCACCCTGGGCAGTGCGTTTCCGACGACGCCACGAGCCGCTCCATCGAATCGCGCGTGAGTATGAGCGTCGTTTCTGGGAACTCTGGAATGCCAACCAACAACTCCGAGAACTGGCAATCGATCAGCGCACTCACCTGGCGCAGGCGGCGGCAGCGCGCGAGGAAGCCGAACGCCTCGCGGAAGAGCGTCGCGCTTACGCGGTGCGCCTCGAAGCCGAGATTGCCAGAAAGAACGAGCATATCCTGCGGCTCGAACGCCTGATTCGCCACCTCGAAAACGGTACGGTCATGCGTCTCTTGCGCCTGTTGACCGACAGGCGCCAACTATGA